Genomic window (Rhododendron vialii isolate Sample 1 chromosome 4a, ASM3025357v1):
TCCGACCGAGCAAAAGTTGATCTTATTTGCACAGCACCTTTTGAATGTATACTTATCGCTGAATGAGCCTGGATGACTTCGAAAACATGTGATCTCATGCCAAGACGATGTCACTTTTGTATTATGCCGACGTCAGTTTTGAGTGATGGGGTAAATATGCAAGTAGTAATGGGTAAATATGTAAACTTTCTATTCAATGCTTCGGCAAGACCTATTCTGAGTTCAGGGAAAATTATATACGGAAGGTCTTTGCGCTGATAAATATGGATTCAGCTTCCACATTTGGTGTTCTTTCTCAAAAAGTAGCATCCATCCCCGAGAGCCAAACATTTCATTCTCTAGTATTGTGTCATGACTATGTTCTTGTCTATAGGAATTAACACATGGCGATTATTAGCCCAACTCCACTCGTAATATTCATTGTGGACGCATATGGGCAAAAGTAAACTTAAAAGGATATCAAACCAAATTTCCTGCAGGTAGGTGCTATAACATTCATGTTTAAGGTATCATTCCCCTCTAATTAAAGGCAAAACGCACTAATTTCACTGTTATAGTACTTGACTTATAATGAGGGTGTTCCAACTAATGAGGATGTTCCAATCGTAAATAAATGGTCTAAGGCGTAGGAGCAGAGAAAGCTCAATGGGCTACTATAGtctggttttcaaaaaaatgcatcCAAGTAAATGGTCATTTATCCTATGGCCAGCATGTCTGCAAAGGTTGTCTACTACGGAAAAAGTACCATAATTACGTTGTATTCTTTTGTCACTATTGTTGTTTTCTTCCTTGGAAGTCGAGTTCAAACAAGTTTTGATGCTTGCTTATGTTCACCACCCACTTCCTGCTGATTTTCTAGATGCACTAGCAGTCTAGCATTGGGATAGAGCTCATTGGCGGAGCTACACAATGACTGGGAGGGGCCATGGCCACCCCCtcgttttttgttgttgttgttaatcAGTATATAGCAGTCAAAAAAGACAAGTGCAATACGATCTGTGTTCGTGCTCCGCCGATGGATCCGTGGGCTCGTTCCGGGCTTTACTCGTTGAATTTGCTGGAGAACGGTATCgaatactctctccatcccataTTGCTAGTGTAGTACTGTTCATGTCGAGATGTGCCAAAATATTtgttctcttcaaaaaaaagtcAAACCAAAAAAGTGTACAAATTTTACACAAGCTAACCCTTATTAATAATGTCAATGGGCTTGTACCCCAATAGTATTTTCTCGTCTCTTCCACATAAAGGGTGTGAGTTCGATTCTCGGTTAAAGCGCGAGTGTTTGGTATGGTGGTCGATGTCCTTAGGACTTGCCTTACACGTATGCCGCTTAGCGGTACCCCTTCCTCATCTTTTAGGAGTAGGCTAAACATATATTAAGTGACAAAAAACACCCTTATTAATGATTGAAGCTATTCAAGCTAAGTTTattaatgaagaaaataaagggtaatATTGGAAATCtaatcaaaaaatttagaagGAGATATGCATTAATGCAAATTAATTGCATGTCCCCTTAATGCAATATGCATGCAAATTTTTACGAAGGTCTGTCTAGGTTTTCAAGGGGgttgacagagagagagagagagtctaggTTTTCAATGGGGttggacgagagagagagagagagagagagagagagagagagagagagagagagagagagagagagagagagagagagagagagagcataatGGAGTGCGTGCAGAAAAGCGAGACGAAGAGGAAAAGGACGACGGATTTCACAGAGAATGCAAAGAAACAAagaagttggagagagagagatacggaGATGGACAAACAGAGGACGACGACACTAATCGATGCTGATGATAATACCGGAGATGGAATTGAATCGTCACGGTGCAagtagatctctctctctctccctttttttttttctctctctttttctgcGTCATGTTGGCAATTGTTGATTGATTTTATACGAAACTTCATAAGTTACGATTTACTCTAGCTTGTGAGTTGCCTATTATATATATCTCAGCATGCATATTGCTTACATTCGTGTATGATTGGTGGTTTTTTCTTGGCTAAGTACTGACAGGATACCAGCCTTGTGATAGTTGATAGTACGGTTAGGGTTTCTATGTAAGAAAGATTCTATGACCTATTATTTGACCGAAATATTGCCGTTAATAGCTGGGATTTGATGAATCGGTTTGTATCAGTCCTTCCTAGTGGTGTGCTGCATGTGCATATTGTTTTATGCGATTCAAGGCTTGAACTGTTTTGTATGTTGATGCATTCGTGCAGCTCTTCCTATGTGGTCATGTTCTTTCAGTTCTTTGTCGAAACCATTGAAGGCCATCTGTTTGAACTTCCTTCTGTTTTTACTTATATATTGATAGTCATGCGGATGGCAACATGGTATCCAAAGCAAACAAGGAAGTGGTGGACCCTGAGGCTGATGCAGAAAGGGACCAAAGAACTGTTTACGTCTCTGGGGTATGTAGCTTGCCAGTGTCTCTTCAGTTTTAAGTGATTGATAGGCATGAAAGTTCTTTCGTGCTTTTGTCATGCACTTGTTTCCACTTATTCTTCTTTTGCTGATATAAATGTTGTCATGGCAGATACCTTTGAGGGCATCCATGGAAGAAGTTAACATATTCTTTTCAAGTGTATGCAAGGTTAGAAGGACTTATGTTCTGTGCCATTTAATCCATTTTGCACGTTACTCTATTGTTCTAATCTCGGATTGGGTGCTTTGTGTGTGTCTTACTGGAGTGAACTATGCAATATTGTGgctttttgaaaattatatgaATGTCTAGAGTGGTGCTGTATAAACTACCCTTGcaagtatttatttctctgtTCAACTGATTCAGTTTTTCAATTCCAGGTAAGGAAAATCGATCTAATCTTGGACCCGAGTTTGAGAGTACCAAAGGCAGTGGGGTAAGGTCCCTTCATACTACAAAGTTTctcattcattttttcttgGTGAACAGAAAAGTTGTTGTCTGATATTATGGAAGAAGTATCGTAATTATGCGGCCATTGTTGGCCAGtattgttgttttcttctctgAATGTCAAGTTTAAACAAGCTTTGATGCTTTGTTTTATTCTCCCACTCCAGCTGATTGAAGAAAACAGTCTCTTGACATTTACCTCATTTTGTTAAGTTTGATGTCGCTTGGTGTATCTGGATGGGATAAAATGTATTGTCTGAAATCTTTCCGCTGCCTATTGGTAGGAAATTTTAACTTGTGCTTAGAGATGCTTCCAAATATTTTCTAGACTTTGTTTTCATATTAACTCTTTCATAGACCATGCCCACTAGTTCTATGCTTAATGGGCATATATTATCTGCTGGAATTAGTTTTTACTAATTCCGGTTTCCTAGACAAACTCTTGAGTCTTGGCAATTCTTTAACAATGGCTGTTTGCATTCTATGATGTTTCGCCTGCGTATGTGAACATTATCACCTTCTGTGCCTCTTATGACGTATGTGTGTCCCCTTCATGTCATAATTTAGTTTGTCATGTGCCCGTATGAGTGGAAGCTCTCAAACACTTATCACTTTGCTTGGCAAGTTTTATTGGCTGATATAAATCCTTTCAGCTGAAGGGAAATCTCTATATGTGTTTATGCTATTCAGTTGACTTTAGGTCATTCTGATTCTCTGGGGTGGTGAAGATATTAGCTTAACTTTATCTGCTGCCTGTGTGGTTGGAAGTTGAAACATGTTACTTATGGATGCTTAAGTCTACTCGAGTATTGATTGCTGTCTTGCCTTGTGAACTGCTGACTCCCATCAAAAACTGTTAAGTATGTGCAATATGAAATCTTTCCGGTTTTATTTACTCATGTTTTTTAGTCATCATGCTTGCATCTACGGTAGTGAGctaatattttcttttcatgaGTATTATGCAAGCTAGAATATAACGTGTTTGCTAaattgaaattgcctttttggCTTATTATGCACTGTCAAACACAGTCTGAGCCCATTTAAACTGCATGTATATTGAATTTGATGATCCAATGTATGTCTCGATGGCTGTTGATCTCTCTGGTCAGCTACTTCTTGGACAACCTATAGAGGTTAAACCTTTGAATGTTGGGAACCCTTCTGCAGGGGAAAGGTGAGTTTTGTTGTATGGAGATTCATTATTGTTGACTACCTGCTGTTTCACTTGTAATGATATGTTTTAGTATTTGGCTTCCTTGTGTTTTTATTGTTTGCTTGTCTTAGTATTGCAATTGTTTGTCTGTGAGTCCCAAATTTCTGTGCTTAGTGATGATAATTGAGTGTTGACTTTTGGTGGATTGATGTGTTATGCCTATTCTGTCGAATACTTACAAATCGCTATCCATTCATATTCAGATCTTATATTCCCACAGGAAAGAAGAATTTCATTGACAAGCCGTGGGATGTGATGACTTTGGATGAGGTACGTCATTTTAGATATTGATAGCTCTCTGGAAAACCATCAACTCTTGCCTGCAACGGTAAGATGACCTATGGTGACCTTAATAACCAAAGCATATAAGTTTTTCAAATTACCAGAACAGTGTTGATGTTTGTGGTATTCCCCTGCTTAATCCTTTTGAAATCGTCCCTGTAGCTAACGAGTACTAATACCTATTCTTGTACAGAGAATTgatgcatcaaccaactggagGGAACTAAGAGATGTAGAGAATAGGAGGTGCTGTTCGTTAATCGTTGCATCTATATGTTTTTATCACTTGAATTACGACTTGGTATTTCTTTCGAATGTAAGATTTTACAGTTACTGATACAACCCAGTAAATGTTCGCAGATTTTTCTACAACAAGGTCACTGGGGAGCGCAGATGGTCAATACCTGTGGAATTATGGGTCTTTTAAGCCACTCATACTGCATTATGTCTTCCATGATTGTTTTAGGTGTCTCACTTTTATTCATGACATTGACAGGCGGCCCGCAACCGAGCTCATGAAGCAGCCCGAAGTAGCCGAGTTCTAGCCCCAGTTTGGACTCAACATGTACCCTTTTCGCACCTTGTCACGGCCCACGGTAATTGCCAGCAGGTACCTTTAGTTACACGATAGTTTTGCTCTGACTCAACAAGTGGATTTGCATAATGAGCAAATTATTCTATTAACTGTTGAAGTACTAAGCAAAAGCATGAGTATTAATTCATGAGTATATCTAGCTACTTATTTCTGTACAAAGTGTCGTTTGGAAATTTGAACTCTTATAAAGTTTTCAAGACTAAACAAAACTAAACTTATCGCTTAAACGATCTTAGTTTATAGGACTGATATTTCAATCGAGATAAATTTCCTTTGTTCAGGACTTGACTCTATATTATTTGACTAAAGTTTTAGGGACTAAACTGCAGATTGTTAAGGGCTATCTATAATTGAAACATTGAAAGCTTCTTTCTttcgtcccttttttttttaatgttaaaacttctttcttcatctttttttttgtatctcTCATTGTAatccacatatatatacatatacatatatatacatacatatatatatatatatagacacacacacactcgtGCTATGCAAGGTCTTGtaatccacacacacacacacacacacacacatatatatatatatacatatatatatatacatatatatatatatatatatatatcactgaATTTTCTGTCTTTAATGGAGTGGAATATATCggcctttttttctttcctcttaACTGCAAATGATATGGCTGTGGTAAAGAGAGTTACAAAGGGATACTGGATATGGCTGTTGTCAAGGTCTTGTTCACCCATGGAGAGAGGAAGCTTAAAATGATAGGGTTTATGTTTAACTTTTCAAGAGGGGGgagattttaaattttgaaaagagaTGAGGTTGTTTCCTTTTAGTAGCCAAGGTCAGGTAAAAAATTTCCTTATATGGTATCATGGATTGGTCACATAATAAATTTCCTTTTAGTAGCCAAGGTCAGGCCAATAATTTCCTTTTAGTAGCCGATACATAGTGTCATTAATTGAAGGGgttcaaaattttcttcatatattattttttcaaacctTAAGAATGAAGATAGAAGAACTTATATTGAGAAAAAGCCACGtaggagagagaatgaatgaaaatgctccattttatttttggaaataaatTTGCTTAGAATATAGTATAGATATATTACCATCACCTGCACATGAGCAGAGCTGCCCATTCACCCCCCGCTAtcaccttctttcttttttattttaaccaTTTCTTCATTTGTTAAAGTCGTTATTTGGCATTCGTTGACAATACTATATGAAAAATAGGTTTTTGCTGCTGGGAATGTGATGGTGCCTCAGTACCTGGCCTACCAGTGGTGGAGCTGTTAAGGGGGGCCGGGGTGGCAAGTGCTACCTCCGGTCAGCTCCGAacagaatttttttgtttttacttttataTAATCTGAGCAGCTGAACTATTTTAAAATACTTGATTGGGTGGccttgaaaaaaatcagctcaatccgatagtTATAAGTACTTTatccaatctttcaattttcCTATAAGATTTTAGGATCTTGAATTCCGAATGAACTTTGAAGAAAAGTTAGACAATTGTGTGCCCGGATCCCCTTGATCTAAACCGCATATATTGTAGGAATTGTTGAGAAGAATactaattaaaacaaattatCTTAATCGGACATCGTTAGGTATCAAAATagttcataattttaaaataatctttGTGTTTAGATACCgatcaagataatttttttgattattactCTTCTCAGCAAGATCTATGATATATGTAGTTCAGATCAAGAAGACTCCAGGCACACAATTGTCTAGATCTtaagttcaaaatgaaaaattgaaatattagaTGAAGTACGTACAattatcggattgagctgatttttttagaGGACACACAAATAATTATTTTGGAATTATTTAActgctcgaatcatttgtgtgagaccttGAAGTGAGCCCCACATAACCATCCATGGCGTAAGAGTGAAAGGTAGCACACGACAGTAACGTTTTGGCTCACCCTACACCCCTGTAGGGAACCCAGCAATTCATATTCTTATCTCTTTGGATATTATGGATACTTAAAACACTAGAACACGGGTATTTTTTGGATAGTAAGCATTTTGCTGAATGATTAACCaataaaaatgtgtatttttctagtattatgaataattaatccaaaacaTGTGTACATTTTTTTCATATTAGTGATACTAATATTTTTTAGTGCCACCTCTGACTTTAAAACCTGGCTCCACCACTGACTCTACTCGATGATGATGATACTGGAGATGAAGTTGAACCGTCACAGTGCAggtagatctctctctctctctctctctctctctctctctctctctcttcatgttTTGTGGATTTGGCaattattgattgattttgttttataCGAAACTTCGTAAGTCACGATTTACTCTAACTTGTGAGTTCCCTATTATATATCTCAGCGTGCATATTGCTTACATTTGTATATGATTGATAGTATAAGAACTTCACCATTTtgatgctaattttttttctgtttaatGCTGATTGATAGTCATTGGGATGATGACACGGTGTCCAAAGCAAACATAGAAGTGGTGGACCCTGAAACTGGATTAACTGATGCAGAAAGGGACCAAAGATCTGTTTGTGTCTCTGGGGTATGTAGCTTGCTAGTAGCTTTTTAGTTTTAAGTAGCTTGAAAGTTCTATAGTGATTGTTTTATGCACTTTTTTCCACTTACTGTTCTTTTACTGATTTGAATGTGGTCATGACAGATTCCTTTGAGGGCGACTAGGAAAGAAGTTGACAAGTTCTTCTCAAGTGTATGCAAGGTTTGAGGGACTTATGTTCTGGACCATTTGAATGATTAATCCATTTCCACGTTACTCTATTGTTCTAATCTCGGATTGGGTGCTCTGTTTGTTGTCTTACTAGAATAGACTGCATATTGCAGTTTTCggaaattttcttctttctccttaTTTTGGGTTAATTTGTGCTTCTGTTACTTGACTTGTGGCTTGAACATGATCAATGATTGTTATTGAGAGGCGTATTGTGCACGTGAGTAGTGTAAATGCCCCTATTTGCTACCTCTGAAACATGTAGATGAATGTCTAGAGTGGTGCTGTATACACTACCCTTGcaagtatttatttctctgtTCAACTGATTCAGTTTTTCAATTCCAGGTAAGGAATATCGAACTAATCGTGGACCCAAGTTCGAGAGTACCAAAGGCAATGGGGTACGTTCCTTTCATACTACGAAGTTtctaatttcattttttcttgacAGGAgaattttctttgccaattgtgtttttcttctttgaaaGTCAAGTTTAAACAAGCTTTGATGCTTTATTATATTCTCTCCCACTCCTGCTGATTTTCTAAATGTGCTAGCAGTCTAGCATTGCCACAAAATCCATGATGATAAATGGTGGGATTACGTTGGGGCAATTGATGTGAACTGTATAGTTTCTGTTATCCCCACTTTATCCTCTGTTACTGTTTCCATTGATTGGAATTGGCCTTCTTTTTCGTATGACATCATTCCATAGCCAATTAATATTTACTATCCCGCTTCAGGCTGGAACTTCACAATCTTACAATTACACCAATGATCTTGATGGCAGTTACTGTCTAGGATTGAACTTGGCATACGTCTTGCCTGCATGAGCACCATATCGCCGCATTTTCGGAGAAACTTTGGCTTCTGTTGGGTCATATAATTGTTTCCACAGATAACGTTGCTATGTATCCTTCAACATGCTAATATTCGCTTTTGCAATTTGTTGAATATGAACATGAAGTGTGTTCAATGCCCCATTGTATACCTGCAATTTATGTGGGGCACCAATGTGTTTCTTACTAATTTGCTTTGCAGAATCGATAACCGAACAATATAATTTGCTTTGCAGAATCTACCATATATTGGTTCTGCTTGGCTAATTTTGTTGGCTGATGCAATCCTTTCTTGCTGAATGAATCCCATGGAATTTTATGTTATTGAGTGTATTTTATGCTAGTGTTGTTTTCTGGACAAGTGACGAAGAATTTGGCCAAATTCTCTCAACTGCCTACAGGGTTTGacttggtaattttttttttggttaaaactGAACTTGGTATTTACTGACACTTCCAAGTCTACTTTAGGCTTTGTCTACATATTAACTCATATGCGCACCACTACCATAATGCCTCTCTTGGCTGTGACCAAATACTGGCTTCTAAAAGGAATGTGTGGGTATTGGTGAAAGAGTAGAGGAACCTTAGGTTATTTGCTGTTGAAAGTCTTTATGCTGTAGCCCTCTTGACAAATATCACAGTTTGCATTCATTTCTACTGCTGTGAGCTGACGCAGGCTCATAATTTCAACAGCATTTTATACCTCTTATAATTGCCTCATCCCGTAAATTTAGATCATGTGTGACTCTGCCAATATTTATGTACACAATGAAATTCCCAAAATCCTTCTCATTGTGGTTCGCAAGTTCTGTTGACTCATTTCCATACAAATTGCTGATTGAAGAAAATAGTCTCCTACTAATTTAGCTCATTGTGTTAAGTTTGATGTCGCTTTGTGTTTCTGGATGGGATAAAACAAATTGTCTGAGGTCTTTCCACTGCCTATTGGGTAGGAACGTTTAACTTCTGCTTAGAGATGCTTCCCAATATGTTCTAGATCTAGACTTTGTTTCTATATTAACTCTTTCATAGACCATGCGCTTCAATTTCTATGCTTAATGGGCTTATCAGTAGCTGGAATTACCTTTGTTTGATGATACTAACACAAGTTCCCCAGACAAACTATTGGTTAGTTGACAATAAAATTGCCTATTAATATAAGCTgaaattacctttcttttttgtcactaataccACTTCCCTAGACGAACTCTTGCGACCTTGCAAATTTTTAACAATTACTGTTAGCATTCAACGATGGACAGCCTGTGTAGGGTGACCATTATCCCTTTGCTTGGCAAGTTTTATTGACTGATATAGATCCTTTCAGGTGAAGGGAATATCCTATTCAGTATTTCAGTTGACTTAACGTCATTCTGATCTTATGTATTGGTGAAGAAATTAGCTTAACTTTGTTTGCTGCCTATGTGGTTGGAAGTTGGCATGTAGTACTTATGGATGCTTAAGTCTACTTGAGGCTTTATCATCAATCGTAACTAATGGTCCTAATGTCTGGAATTTTGTGGGTTAGTATTGATTGCTATCTGGCCTTGTGAACCGCTGAATCCCTTTGGGAACTGTTATCTGTGTGCAATATGAAATCTTTCCATCATGTTAAGGATCTTTTTGGTCATCATACTTGTATTCTACAGTTGTGATAATATTTTCTTTCCATGAGTATTATGCAAGCAAGATAATCAGCTCAGCGTTTTGAATTTTTGAcagtttttacttttaccaaCTTCCTTGACCACGTGTTTGCGAAATTTTAATTGCTTCTTTGGCTTATCATGCACTGTCAAACACAGCCTGAGCCCACTGAAACTGCAGGTATATTGAATTTGATGATCCCATATATGTCCCAATGGCAATCGATCTCTCTGGCCAGCTACTTCGTGGACTACCTATAGAGGTTAAACCTTTGAATGTTGGGAACCCTTCTGCTGGGGAAAGGTGAGTTATGATGCATGGAGACTCATTATTTTTTACTACTTGCTGCTTTACCTATAATGATATGTTTTAGTATTTTGCTTCCTTATGTTGTAAGGGTTTGCTTGTCTTAGTATTGTAATTCTTTCTCTGTGTGTCCCAAATTTCTTTGCTTAGTCATCATAATTTATTGTTGACTTTTGTTGTGGTGTTATGTATGCCTATTCTGATTGGATACTGTCACTATGCATTCGTATCCAGATCTTATATTCACACTGGTAAGAAGAATTTTCTGGACAAGCCTCGGTATCTGATGACTTCGGATGAGGTAAGTCATCTTGCATAGTGATACCTCTGTAGAAAACCATTACCTTTCACCTGCGAATAATGCCCTTGGATTTTATGGAACTTATGCAAACTCAAATCCATAAGTTTGACGGTGCCAATGGTCATCTTTATCTGGTCATAGACTTGGTCTGAAGTTACCTCGCATGTATTGGAAACCCCTTTCATGGCTGTAGATGAAAGGAGTTGAGTATGCTTGGTCTTCCCTACGTGATAGCTATATAAACTACCATTCAATTGGAAGTTCGTGTGGGTGGGCTTATAAGTTCAGGTTGGCATTATGTGCACCActaaaaaacacacaaaatttaAATTGAGCCAAGCAAATTGATGAGCCACTTTACTCATTGTGGTTATTTATCTTCAAAGATTTTAGACATGAATAATTCATGTAATACACATTTCTCTCATTAGTTTCTCTCTCCTAACCGAAAGTCATTTTGCCAGTATCTTGTTGATTACACCCTTGCTCCTCCTTTCCCAACAGATGTAGAATGGTGAGAGATGAAAAAGGGAATGAAGTTATcacctatgtagcaccgacactccaaaagggcacCGTGTCCGCGTATTGGACACGACACGGCAGGGACACGTATtggacatgccacgtggcgtgtccaatcatttttattattttttgacgGGGGACACACCGGGGACACGGCTAGGGACACGCCGGGGACATGGCTGGGGAtcaaaatataatatattttttaaatttttgggggttaatatgaaattattcaagaCATTTGGGTTCAACTGTAATGTCTTTGAAAACAtttataca
Coding sequences:
- the LOC131323432 gene encoding uncharacterized protein LOC131323432 isoform X2 is translated as MECVQKSETKRKRTTDFTENAKKQRSWRERDTEMDKQRTTTLIDADDNTGDGIESSRCNHADGNMVSKANKEVVDPEADAERDQRTVYVSGIPLRASMEEVNIFFSSVCKVRKIDLILDPSLRVPKAVGYIEFDDPIYVPMAIDLSGQLLRGLPIEVKPLNVGNPSAGERSYIHTGKKNFLDKPRYLMTSDERIDASTNWRELTDVENRRCSSLFFASIFFYNMVTGDRRWEIPQELAVARNQAREAARISRIQNPVSTHHVPFSPLVTAPSNCQQVSAVGNMMTWSSQAYPWPPYQFYPFVPFPQYLLPHYQ
- the LOC131323432 gene encoding uncharacterized protein LOC131323432 isoform X3; amino-acid sequence: MECVQKSETKRKRTTDFTENAKKQRSWRERDTEMDKQRTTTLIDADDNTGDGIESSRCNHADGNMVSKANKEVVDPEADAERDQRTVYVSGIPLRASMEEVNIFFSSVCKVRNIELIVDPSSRVPKAMGYIEFDDPIYVPMAIDLSGQLLRGLPIEVKPLNVGNPSAGERSYIHTGKKNFLDKPRYLMTSDERIDASTNWRELTDVENRRCSSLFFASIFFYNMVTGDRRWEIPQELAVARNQAREAARISRIQNPVSTHHVPFSPLVTAPSNCQQVSAVGNMMTWSSQAYPWPPYQFYPFVPFPQYLLPHYQ
- the LOC131323432 gene encoding uncharacterized protein LOC131323432 isoform X1, with product MECVQKSETKRKRTTDFTENAKKQRSWRERDTEMDKQRTTTLIDADDNTGDGIESSRCNHADGNMVSKANKEVVDPEADAERDQRTVYVSGIPLRATRKEVDKFFSSVCKVRNIELIVDPSSRVPKAMGYIEFDDPIYVPMAIDLSGQLLRGLPIEVKPLNVGNPSAGERSYIHTGKKNFLDKPRYLMTSDERIDASTNWRELTDVENRRCSSLFFASIFFYNMVTGDRRWEIPQELAVARNQAREAARISRIQNPVSTHHVPFSPLVTAPSNCQQVSAVGNMMTWSSQAYPWPPYQFYPFVPFPQYLLPHYQ
- the LOC131323432 gene encoding uncharacterized protein LOC131323432 isoform X4, with translation MECVQKSETKRKRTTDFTENAKKQRSWRERDTEMDKQRTTTLIDADDNTGDGIESSRCNHWDDDTVSKANIEVVDPETGLTDAERDQRSVCVSGIPLRATRKEVDKFFSSVCKVRNIELIVDPSSRVPKAMGYIEFDDPIYVPMAIDLSGQLLRGLPIEVKPLNVGNPSAGERSYIHTGKKNFLDKPRYLMTSDERIDASTNWRELTDVENRRFFYNMVTGDRRWEIPQELAVARNQAREAARISRIQNPVSTHHVPFSPLVTAPSNCQQVSAVGNMMTWSSQAYPWPPYQFYPFVPFPQYLLPHYQ
- the LOC131323432 gene encoding uncharacterized protein LOC131323432 isoform X5 is translated as MECVQKSETKRKRTTDFTENAKKQRSWRERDTEMDKQRTTTLIDADDNTGDGIESSRCNHWDDDTVSKANIEVVDPETGLTDAERDQRSVCVSGIPLRATRKEVDKFFSSVCKVRNIELIVDPSSRVPKAMGSYIHTGKKNFLDKPRYLMTSDERIDASTNWRELTDVENRRFFYNMVTGDRRWEIPQELAVARNQAREAARISRIQNPVSTHHVPFSPLVTAPSNCQQVSAVGNMMTWSSQAYPWPPYQFYPFVPFPQYLLPHYQ
- the LOC131323432 gene encoding uncharacterized protein LOC131323432 isoform X6 — translated: MECVQKSETKRKRTTDFTENAKKQRSWRERDTEMDKQRTTTLIDADDNTGDGIESSRCNHWDDDTVSKANIEVVDPETGLTDAERDQRSVCVSGIPLRATRKEVDKFFSSVCKVRNIELIVDPSSRVPKAMGLQRIDASTNWRELTDVENRRFFYNMVTGDRRWEIPQELAVARNQAREAARISRIQNPVSTHHVPFSPLVTAPSNCQQVSAVGNMMTWSSQAYPWPPYQFYPFVPFPQYLLPHYQ
- the LOC131323437 gene encoding pre-mRNA-processing protein 40A-like — its product is MYIEFDDPMYVSMAVDLSGQLLLGQPIEVKPLNVGNPSAGERSYIPTGKKNFIDKPWDVMTLDERIDASTNWRELRDVENRRFFYNKVTGERRWSIPVELWAARNRAHEAARSSRVLAPVWTQHVPFSHLVTAHGNCQQVPLVTR